In one window of Macadamia integrifolia cultivar HAES 741 chromosome 2, SCU_Mint_v3, whole genome shotgun sequence DNA:
- the LOC122063597 gene encoding uncharacterized protein LOC122063597 — protein MEGHPLKLTIEKGPREGETLVRKPGSFVRIGRLVKGNNFTIKDEGISSKHLFIEFKGAKWVVSDLESSNGTLINNTKLQALVTYDLRDGDVIRIGEYTSIKVNIMEEAKVDKRSKSAARGASVEDVDGFGAEDGESQVRRNPRRRAVSKKVPKEEPVEYESEVQIFPEKSNLAAEDCGEAKVLPPLRGRGRGRGRGRGRGAAARTGALKDGELLESSDVQGIPGTSNVGPESSRDQDNAVTVGENQTRQEVSKSQSADSGSGVHKITESSNLGGESYREAVDVAPVVEEKPRPVVALRRTRSSRNNDKTSVSVSGLPNIPESSCLGQESCIEPGNKVLVEENQGGRAALESFKVSEDEILAPVSIPASDVQLGVSNSEKNTCKESSREPENVVAVAENHTRRGAWRRMRASKNEPAGSVYEVHNFTKSPAFVQESCSEPENAGPVRSSKVDNELSVSVSVSVSEVPDIPESSNLGQGSCTELENGVHVEDHIEGIKASEDAVQLGVSNSQKDASKEPKSTDAVKENPAKVDYGKELEKMTMGEWFDYLEVYLSKQIYDTTEEIILDMRERAKKFNEFMSQQQNGKAKQPAIGLISTFNLHIMEGHPLKLTIEKGPREGETLVRKPGSFVRIGRLVKGNNFTIKDEGISSKHLFIEFKGAKWVVSDLESSNGTLINNTKLQALVTYDLRDGDVIRIGEYTSIKVNIMEEAKVDKRSKSAARGASVEDVDGFGAEDGESQVRRNPRRRAVSKKVPKEEPVEYESEVQNFPEKSNLAAEDCGEAKVLPPLRGRGRGRGRGRGRGRGRGAAARTGALKDGELLESSDVQGIPGTSNVGPESSRDQDTAVTVGENQTRQEVSKSQSADSGSGVHKITESSNLGGESYREAVDVAPVVEEKPRPVVALRRTRSSRNNDKTSVSVSGLPNIPESSCLGQESCIEPGNKVLVEENQGGRAALESFKVSEDEILAPVSIPASDVQLGVSNSEKNTCKESSREPENVVAVAENHTRRGARRRMRASKNEPAGSVYEVHNFTKSPAFVQESCSEPENAGPVRSSKVDNELSVSVSVSVSEVPDIPESSNLGQGSCTELENGVHVEDHIEGIKASEDAVQLGVSNSQKDASKEPNSTNAVKENPAKVDYGKELEKMTMGEWFDYLEVYLSKQIYDTTEEIILDMRERAKKFNEFMSQQQNGKAKQPAI, from the exons ATGGAAGGACACCCCTTGAAATTGACAATAGAGAAAGGTCCCCGAGAGGGAGAAACCCTAGTTCGCAAACCAGGATCCTTCGTCCGAATCGGTAGACTCGTTAAAGGCAACAACTTCACTATCAAAGACGAAGGAATTTCATCGAAGCACTTGTTCATCGAATTTAAAGGAGCGAAATGGGTTGTTTCAGATCTCGAGAGCTCGAACGGTACGCTTATTAACAACACTAAGTTGCAAGCTTTGGTAACTTATGATTTAAGGGATGGAGACGTGATAAGGATTGGAGAGTACACATCTATCAAGGTGAATATTATGGAAGAAGCCAAGGTTGATAAGCGTTCCAAAAGCGCTGCGAGAGGAGCTTCTGTGGAAGATGTGGATGGGTTCGGCGCTGAGGATGGAGAGAGTCAGGTGAGGAGAAATCCGAGGCGAAGAGCGGTTTCGAAGAAGGTTCCCAAGGAGGAGCCTGTAGAATACGAGTCTGAAGTTCAAATTTTTCCTGAAAAATCGAATTTAGCAGCTGAGGATTGTGGGGAAGCAAAGGTCTTGCCTCCTTTACGGGGccggggcaggggcaggggccgTGGTCGGGGTAGAGGAGCAGCAGCGAGGACTGGGGCTttgaaagatggtgaacttCTGGAGTCTTCTGATGTTCAGGGGATCCCTGGAACTTCAAATGTAGGGCCAGAAAGCAGTAGAGACCAGGATAATGCCGTCACAGTTGGCGAGAATCAGACCAGGCAAGAAGTTTCGAAGAGTCAATCTGCTGACTCCGGATCTGGGGTTCATAAGATTACTGAGAGTTCCAATTTAGGTGGAGAGAGCTACAGAGAAGCAGTTGATGTGGCACCAGTTGTTGAAGAGAAGCCAAGGCCGGTAGTGGCTCTTAGAAGGACTAGATCTTCAAGAAATAATGACAAAACTTCAGTTTCGGTTTCGGGGCTTCCTAATATTCCTGAAAGTTCATGTTTAGGCCAAGAGAGTTGTATAGAACCAGGGAATAAAGTTCTTGTAGAAGAGAACCAGGGAGGAAGAGCGGCACTTGAAAGTTTCAAGGTTTCAGAGGATGAGATTTTAGCCCCTGTATCAATTCCTGCTTCTGATGTTCAGCTGGGTGTGTCAAATTCAGAGAAGAATACTTGTAAGGAAAGCAGTAGAGAGCCAGAGAATGTGGTTGCTGTTGCAGAGAATCATACTCGGCGAGGTGCTTGGAGAAGAATGAGGGCGTCAAAGAATGAACCTGCAGGATCTGTTTATGAGGTTCATAATTTTACTAAAAGTCCCGCTTTTGTTCAAGAGAGCTGTAGTGAACCAGAGAATGCAGGTCCTGTTAGGTCTTCGAAGGTTGATAATGAactttcagtttcagtttcagtttctgtTTCGGAGGTCCCAGATATTCCTGAAAGTTCAAATTTAGGTCAAGGGAGTTGTACAGAACTGGAGAATGGGGTTCATGTAGAAGATCACATTGAAGGGATCAAGGCCTCAGAAGATGCAGTTCAGCTGGGTGTATCAAATTCACAGAAGGATGCTAGTAAGGAACCGAAGAGTACGGATGCTGTTAAAGAGAATCCTGCGAAGGTTGATTATGGAAAGGAGTTAGAGAAGATGACAATGGGAGAGTGGTTTGACTATTTGGAGGTTTATTTATCAAAGCAGATATATGACACAACTGAGGAAATTATTTTGGATATGAGGGAGAGAGCTAAGAAGTTCAATGAATTTATGTCACAGCAGCAGAATGGGAAAGCTAAGCAACCTGCAATT GGTTTGATTTCTACTTTCAATCTCCACATCATGGAAGGACACCCCTTGAAATTGACAATAGAGAAAGGTCCCCGAGAGGGAGAAACCCTAGTTCGCAAACCAGGATCCTTCGTCCGAATCGGTAGACTCGTTAAAGGCAACAACTTCACTATCAAAGACGAAGGAATTTCATCGAAGCACTTGTTCATCGAATTTAAAGGAGCGAAATGGGTTGTTTCAGATCTCGAGAGCTCGAACGGTACGCTTATTAACAACACTAAGTTGCAAGCTTTGGTAACTTATGATTTAAGGGATGGAGACGTGATAAGGATTGGAGAGTACACATCTATCAAGGTGAATATTATGGAAGAGGCCAAGGTTGATAAGCGTTCCAAAAGCGCTGCGAGAGGAGCTTCTGTGGAAGATGTGGATGGGTTCGGCGCTGAGGATGGAGAGAGTCAGGTGAGGAGAAATCCGAGGCGAAGAGCGGTTTCGAAGAAGGTTCCCAAGGAGGAGCCTGTAGAATACGAGTCTGAAGTTCAAAATTTTCCTGAAAAATCGAATTTAGCAGCTGAGGATTGTGGGGAAGCAAAGGTCTTGCCTCCTTTACGGGGCCGGGGCAGGGGccggggcaggggcaggggccgTGGTCGGGGTAGAGGAGCAGCAGCGAGGACTGGGGCTttgaaagatggtgaacttCTGGAGTCTTCTGATGTTCAGGGGATCCCTGGAACTTCAAATGTAGGGCCAGAAAGCAGTAGAGACCAGGATACTGCCGTCACAGTTGGCGAGAATCAGACCAGGCAAGAAGTTTCGAAGAGTCAATCTGCTGACTCCGGATCTGGGGTTCATAAGATTACTGAGAGTTCCAATTTAGGTGGAGAGAGCTACAGAGAAGCAGTTGATGTGGCACCAGTTGTTGAAGAGAAGCCAAGGCCGGTAGTGGCTCTTAGAAGGACTAGATCTTCAAGAAATAATGACAAAACTTCAGTTTCGGTTTCGGGGCTTCCTAATATTCCTGAAAGTTCATGTTTAGGCCAAGAGAGTTGTATAGAACCAGGGAATAAAGTTCTTGTAGAAGAGAACCAGGGAGGAAGAGCGGCACTTGAAAGTTTCAAGGTTTCAGAGGATGAGATTTTAGCCCCTGTATCAATTCCTGCTTCTGATGTTCAGCTGGGTGTGTCAAATTCAGAGAAGAATACTTGTAAGGAAAGCAGTAGAGAGCCAGAGAATGTGGTTGCTGTTGCAGAGAATCATACTCGGCGAGGTGCTCGGAGAAGAATGAGGGCATCAAAGAATGAACCTGCAGGATCTGTTTATGAGGTTCATAATTTTACTAAAAGTCCCGCTTTTGTTCAAGAGAGCTGTAGTGAACCAGAGAATGCAGGTCCTGTTAGGTCTTCGAAGGTTGATAATGAactttcagtttcagtttcagtttctgtTTCGGAGGTCCCAGATATTCCTGAAAGTTCAAATTTAGGTCAAGGGAGTTGTACAGAACTGGAGAATGGGGTTCATGTAGAAGATCACATTGAAGGGATCAAGGCCTCAGAAGATGCAGTTCAGCTGGGTGTATCAAATTCACAGAAGGATGCTAGTAAGGAACCGAACAGTACGAATGCCGTTAAAGAGAATCCTGCGAAGGTTGATTATGGAAAGGAGTTAGAGAAGATGACAATGGGAGAGTGGTTTGACTATTTGGAGGTTTATTTATCAAAGCAGATATATGACACAACTGAGGAAATTATTTTGGATATGAGGGAGAGAGCTAAGAAGTTCAATGAATTTATGTCACAGCAGCAGAATGGGAAAGCTAAGCAACCTGCAATTTGA